The Teredinibacter sp. KSP-S5-2 genome includes a window with the following:
- the fabA gene encoding 3-hydroxyacyl-[acyl-carrier-protein] dehydratase FabA, with protein sequence MHNFEQKSSYDKDELLTCGNGQMFGPGNAQLPVPNMLMLDRITHICQSGGEYGKGEIIAELDIHKDLWFFDCHFPGDPVMPGCLGLDAMWQLVGFFLAWKGNPGRGRALGSGEVKFTGQILPTAEKVSYHIHLKRVIERKLVMGIADGRVAVDGKEIYFAKDLRVGLFTNTNDF encoded by the coding sequence ATGCACAATTTCGAGCAAAAATCTTCTTACGATAAAGATGAACTTCTAACCTGTGGTAATGGCCAAATGTTTGGTCCTGGCAATGCCCAGCTACCTGTCCCCAACATGCTCATGCTGGACAGAATTACCCATATCTGCCAATCAGGCGGCGAGTACGGCAAGGGAGAAATCATTGCAGAGCTCGACATCCATAAAGACCTATGGTTTTTCGACTGCCATTTCCCCGGTGACCCGGTTATGCCTGGCTGCTTGGGGCTAGATGCAATGTGGCAACTTGTTGGTTTCTTTCTGGCCTGGAAAGGTAACCCAGGACGAGGTAGAGCGCTTGGCTCTGGCGAGGTGAAGTTTACCGGTCAGATACTCCCTACAGCAGAAAAAGTGAGTTATCACATCCATTTAAAGCGCGTTATCGAGCGCAAACTGGTAATGGGCATAGCCGATGGCAGAGTGGCTGTCGACGGCAAAGAAATCTACTTTGCCAAAGATCTTCGAGTGGGACTATTTACCAACACGAATGATTTTTAA
- a CDS encoding MFS transporter, which translates to MSTEVRSVTSLAMLYAFRMLGLFMVLPILVLYGKGYLGATPFTLGLALGVYGLTQAVFQIPLGLMSDIFGRKLIIISGLVIFAAGSLVAAFSTTVEGLIIGRALQGSGAIASAIMATVADLTSEQNRTKAMAAIGASIGLSFTLAMVVGPSLAAIAGLEGVFILSAVLSVVGILIVLFLLPTPPRFHKSHRDTGAIPSLILATIKNGELFRLNWGIFSLHCVLMASFVVLPGLLQAELGLDKAQHWRVYLPVLLLSFVAMLPFMLLAERKRQVKGVFLGAIFAMAACLFGMGVFSGNGYWLVFLVFVFFVAFNLLEATLPSLVSKIAPVGSKGTAMGIYSTSQFLGAFCGGAIGGALMSYQSSGEFLFFCCATLVALWGALAWTMAKPKYLSSLCYSIPEGFAGAGDVKSLVGVEEALVVVEESLLYLKVDKQLFNEQQLENVLTAPH; encoded by the coding sequence TTGTCTACTGAGGTTAGATCCGTTACGTCATTGGCTATGCTGTATGCCTTTCGAATGCTGGGCCTGTTCATGGTGCTGCCCATCCTTGTTCTATACGGAAAAGGCTACCTTGGCGCGACACCTTTTACTTTGGGGTTGGCGTTAGGCGTGTATGGCCTTACTCAAGCGGTGTTTCAAATTCCTTTGGGGCTCATGTCGGATATCTTTGGTCGTAAGCTGATTATTATTTCGGGCTTGGTAATTTTTGCTGCCGGGAGTTTGGTGGCAGCTTTTTCAACGACAGTTGAAGGTTTAATTATTGGACGGGCTTTGCAGGGCAGTGGTGCTATTGCGAGTGCCATTATGGCGACCGTTGCAGACCTGACTTCAGAGCAAAACCGAACGAAAGCGATGGCGGCAATCGGTGCGTCTATCGGTCTATCGTTTACTTTGGCCATGGTGGTTGGCCCCAGCCTGGCTGCTATTGCGGGTTTAGAAGGAGTGTTTATCCTCTCTGCGGTGTTGTCTGTAGTTGGGATTCTTATCGTATTATTTTTGCTTCCCACTCCGCCCCGTTTTCATAAGTCTCACCGTGATACAGGCGCTATACCGTCGCTAATTCTTGCCACCATTAAAAATGGTGAGTTGTTTCGCTTGAACTGGGGGATTTTTAGTCTTCACTGCGTTTTAATGGCCAGTTTTGTTGTGCTTCCCGGGTTGCTCCAGGCTGAGCTAGGTTTGGATAAAGCCCAGCATTGGCGAGTATATCTGCCGGTTTTGTTGTTGAGCTTTGTGGCAATGTTACCTTTTATGCTCCTGGCGGAACGTAAACGCCAGGTTAAGGGTGTTTTTCTTGGGGCGATATTTGCAATGGCTGCGTGCCTGTTTGGCATGGGTGTGTTTTCCGGTAACGGATACTGGCTGGTGTTTTTGGTTTTTGTCTTTTTTGTAGCGTTTAACCTTTTGGAGGCAACGCTTCCTTCATTAGTGAGTAAGATTGCTCCCGTTGGCTCCAAGGGCACGGCGATGGGAATTTACTCGACAAGCCAGTTTCTGGGGGCCTTCTGCGGCGGAGCTATAGGCGGCGCGTTGATGAGTTACCAATCTAGCGGGGAGTTTTTATTTTTCTGTTGCGCAACCCTGGTAGCGCTCTGGGGGGCTTTAGCCTGGACGATGGCCAAACCCAAGTATTTGAGTAGTTTGTGCTATAGCATCCCGGAAGGTTTTGCCGGGGCAGGGGACGTGAAGTCCTTGGTTGGGGTGGAAGAAGCCTTAGTAGTGGTGGAAGAATCGCTACTTTATCTGAAGGTAGATAAACAGCTTTTTAACGAGCAACAGCTTGAAAATGTGTTAACAGCCCCTCACTAA
- the fabB gene encoding beta-ketoacyl-ACP synthase I, protein MKRVVVTGMGIVSCLGNDTDTVLSALRAGKSGIKYNESYAEHGFRSQVAGSIDIDFNDHIDRKVKRFMGDAAGFSYVAMNAAIKDAGLTESEVSNERTGIIIGSGGASTESVVESADIIRSRGVKRAGPYRVTQTMGSTTSACLATPFKIKGVNYSISSACATSAHCVGNAMELIQLGKQDVVFAGGGEEEHWTLTGLFDAMGALSTKYNDTPEQASRPYDATRDGFVIAGGAGVLVIESLDHALARGAKIYGELVGYGATSDGYDMVAPSGEGAARCMRQAMQGIGDSKIDYINAHGTSTPVGDMAELQAVKQVFGGDVPAISSTKSLTGHSLGATGVQEAIYTLLMMKHGFIAGSANISTLDPEAEGLPIIREAKDASIDIAMSNSFGFGGTNATLIFKQYKA, encoded by the coding sequence ATGAAACGCGTTGTGGTAACAGGCATGGGCATTGTTTCCTGCCTAGGCAATGATACAGACACAGTACTTTCCGCACTGCGAGCAGGTAAATCAGGCATTAAATATAACGAATCCTATGCTGAACACGGCTTTCGCAGCCAGGTTGCAGGATCCATCGATATTGATTTTAACGACCACATTGACCGGAAAGTAAAACGGTTTATGGGCGACGCAGCAGGCTTTTCCTATGTTGCGATGAATGCTGCAATTAAAGATGCTGGATTAACCGAAAGCGAAGTCTCCAATGAAAGAACCGGCATTATCATTGGTTCCGGCGGCGCTTCCACAGAGAGTGTTGTTGAGTCCGCAGACATTATCCGCTCTCGCGGTGTTAAACGTGCAGGCCCATACCGCGTAACTCAAACCATGGGCAGCACCACATCGGCCTGTCTGGCTACACCATTCAAAATCAAGGGCGTGAATTACTCCATCAGCTCTGCCTGTGCAACCAGTGCACACTGCGTGGGTAACGCAATGGAACTGATCCAGCTCGGCAAGCAAGACGTTGTCTTTGCTGGCGGCGGCGAAGAAGAGCACTGGACCCTTACCGGGCTGTTCGATGCCATGGGCGCACTATCAACCAAATACAATGACACGCCCGAACAGGCTTCCCGCCCTTATGACGCGACCCGTGACGGCTTTGTTATTGCCGGCGGTGCCGGAGTATTGGTTATTGAGTCGCTTGACCACGCCTTGGCTCGCGGTGCAAAAATCTATGGAGAACTGGTTGGTTACGGTGCAACCTCTGATGGTTACGATATGGTAGCGCCATCTGGCGAGGGTGCAGCTCGCTGTATGCGTCAGGCAATGCAAGGCATCGGTGATAGCAAAATCGACTACATCAACGCTCACGGCACCAGCACACCAGTCGGTGATATGGCTGAACTTCAAGCAGTTAAGCAGGTTTTTGGTGGCGATGTTCCAGCAATCAGCTCAACCAAGTCATTAACTGGCCACTCACTTGGGGCAACCGGTGTACAAGAAGCTATTTACACTCTGCTAATGATGAAGCACGGCTTTATTGCCGGCTCAGCCAATATCTCAACTCTGGATCCAGAAGCAGAAGGCTTACCGATTATTCGTGAAGCAAAAGACGCTAGTATCGATATAGCAATGTCGAACAGTTTTGGCTTTGGCGGCACTAATGCCACATTGATTTTCAAGCAATACAAAGCCTAA
- a CDS encoding cupin domain-containing protein, whose amino-acid sequence MTKNDYIQRLNLELHPLEGGYFKRTYESSRSVGNGERKLLTSIYYMLTEDSPIGYLHRNKSDILHFYHAGSPIKYLIVSPSGELDEKILGPDVSLGQEPQLLVKGGFWKASELCEGEFGLISEAVSPGFEYADNELAISKALGEISSKLEKYIKI is encoded by the coding sequence ATGACGAAAAATGATTATATACAACGGCTTAATCTTGAGTTGCATCCTCTGGAAGGCGGGTATTTCAAGCGAACCTATGAATCGAGTCGCTCTGTTGGTAATGGAGAACGTAAACTTCTCACATCTATTTACTATATGCTAACGGAGGATAGTCCCATTGGTTATCTGCACCGAAATAAGTCCGATATTCTTCACTTCTATCACGCTGGCTCACCGATTAAATATCTGATTGTTTCACCCTCTGGTGAACTGGATGAAAAAATTCTAGGCCCTGATGTTTCTCTGGGGCAAGAACCTCAGTTGTTGGTGAAAGGAGGTTTCTGGAAAGCTTCTGAATTGTGTGAAGGGGAATTCGGTTTGATCAGCGAGGCGGTTTCTCCCGGCTTTGAGTATGCAGATAATGAGCTTGCTATCTCTAAGGCTCTTGGTGAGATAAGCTCTAAGCTCGAAAAATATATAAAAATTTAG
- the galU gene encoding UTP--glucose-1-phosphate uridylyltransferase GalU, protein MIKKCLFPVAGYGTRFLPATKSMPKEMLPVVNKPLVQYGVEEAIEAGLNEIGFVTGRGKRAIADHFDVSYELEHQIAGTSKEKYLSSIRGVMAKGQFSFTRQGEMKGLGDAILNGKRLIGDEPFAVVLSDDLCVTENEGVLSQMVALYKQFRCSIVAVQEVPEKDISKFGVIAGEQIKDGIFQVNQMVEKPAPEDAPSNLAIIGRYILTPDIFDIIEQTPPGKGGEVQITDALMTQAQKGCVLAYKFKGTRFDCGSVAGFVEATNFVYKNVYFEE, encoded by the coding sequence ATGATCAAAAAATGTCTTTTTCCAGTTGCAGGATACGGAACACGATTTTTGCCTGCTACCAAATCAATGCCCAAGGAAATGTTACCTGTCGTAAATAAACCGTTGGTGCAATATGGTGTTGAAGAAGCTATAGAAGCAGGTTTAAACGAAATAGGCTTCGTTACCGGCCGCGGCAAGCGCGCAATAGCGGATCATTTTGATGTTAGTTATGAACTGGAACACCAGATAGCGGGAACAAGCAAAGAAAAATACTTGAGTTCGATTCGTGGGGTGATGGCAAAAGGACAATTTTCGTTCACTCGCCAGGGAGAAATGAAAGGTTTGGGCGACGCCATTCTCAACGGTAAGCGATTAATTGGTGACGAGCCTTTTGCTGTGGTTCTGTCCGACGATTTATGTGTGACAGAAAATGAAGGTGTGTTATCGCAGATGGTTGCTCTGTATAAACAGTTTCGTTGCAGTATTGTTGCTGTGCAGGAAGTACCGGAAAAAGATATCAGTAAATTTGGTGTGATCGCCGGCGAACAAATAAAAGACGGCATTTTCCAAGTGAATCAAATGGTTGAAAAACCAGCGCCGGAAGATGCACCAAGTAATCTTGCGATTATTGGACGTTATATTTTAACGCCAGATATTTTTGATATTATTGAGCAGACACCTCCGGGTAAAGGTGGTGAGGTTCAAATCACCGATGCGCTTATGACGCAGGCACAAAAAGGTTGTGTTTTAGCCTATAAATTCAAAGGTACACGTTTTGATTGCGGAAGTGTTGCAGGATTCGTAGAAGCGACTAACTTTGTTTACAAGAACGTTTACTTTGAAGAATAG
- the uvrA gene encoding excinuclease ABC subunit UvrA: protein MDKIVVRGARTHNLKNVNLEIPRDKLVVITGLSGSGKSSLAFDTLYAEGQRRYVESLSTYARQFLSMMEKPDVDHIEGLSPAISIEQKSTSHNPRSTVGTITEIYDYLRLLFARVGEPRCPIHGEPLSAQTVSQMVDQVLRMPEGSKTMLLAPIIRDRKGEHLHVFDSLQRDGFIRARIDGIVCDLDDTPKLDKRKKHTIEVIVDRFKVREDIQVRLAESFETALHLSDGIAIVADMDGKKSDQVFSAKHSCPVCDYALSELEPRLFSFNNPAGACPSCDGLGVKQFFSEDKIVHYPEASLSEGAIRSWDKRNLYYFHMLTSLAEHYGFDIEKPWNKLAKKYRNIILYGSAEEVIDFTYENDRGDTFHRTHAFEGVIPNLERRYRDTDSSSVREELAKLLSTMRCPDCGGARLNKDARNVFVDNKTLPEITELPVGDAHQYFLQLEFSGSKQEIADKILKELRDRFRFLVDVGLNYLTLNRSAETLSGGEAQRIRLASQIGAGLVGVMYILDEPSIGLHQRDNDRLLKTLTHLRDLGNTVIVVEHDEDAIRTADYIIDVGPGAGVHGGEIIAQGGYQQIIKSKKSVTGQYLCGKKAIAVPQIRNSNKQDQKLVLSGATGNNLKSVTLEIPIGLMTCVTGVSGSGKSTLINSTLYPLAATTLNGATTLTPAAYESIDGFQYLDKCVDIDQSPIGRTPRSNPATYTGIFTPIRDIFAGTQEARSRGYKAGRFSFNVKGGRCEACQGDGVVKVEMHFLPDVYVPCDQCHGKRYNRETLEIKYKGKNIHECLDMTVEDAREFFDAIPAVAKKLQTLIDVGLSYIRLGQAATTLSGGEAQRVKLAKELSKRDTGKTLYILDEPTTGLHFHDIQQLLNVLHRLRDHGNTIVVIEHNLDVVKTADWIVDLGPEGGSGGGEIIATGTPEAICKVKKSHTGKFLKPLLSAKK, encoded by the coding sequence GTGGATAAAATTGTTGTTCGTGGCGCACGCACACATAACTTAAAAAACGTCAATCTGGAAATCCCCCGAGACAAACTGGTAGTGATTACCGGTTTATCCGGTTCGGGAAAATCATCCCTTGCCTTCGACACTCTTTATGCCGAAGGACAAAGACGCTACGTTGAATCCTTATCCACCTACGCCAGACAGTTTTTATCCATGATGGAAAAACCGGACGTTGACCATATTGAAGGTCTGAGCCCGGCAATATCTATTGAGCAGAAGTCCACATCGCACAATCCCCGCTCTACTGTGGGTACTATCACCGAGATTTACGACTACCTGCGCCTGCTTTTCGCTCGGGTGGGAGAGCCTCGCTGTCCTATTCACGGAGAGCCACTCTCCGCACAAACCGTTTCACAAATGGTCGATCAGGTTTTACGCATGCCAGAAGGCAGCAAAACCATGCTACTCGCTCCCATTATTCGCGATCGAAAAGGTGAGCATCTGCATGTATTTGATAGCCTGCAAAGAGACGGTTTTATTCGCGCCCGGATTGATGGCATCGTATGTGACCTTGACGACACGCCGAAATTAGATAAGCGGAAAAAACACACCATAGAAGTGATTGTCGATCGATTTAAAGTTCGGGAAGATATTCAGGTTCGCCTGGCGGAATCCTTCGAAACCGCTCTTCACCTATCCGACGGCATCGCCATAGTCGCAGATATGGACGGCAAAAAAAGCGATCAAGTATTCTCGGCCAAGCATTCGTGCCCAGTATGTGATTACGCGTTATCCGAGCTGGAACCCCGACTATTTTCCTTTAACAACCCTGCCGGCGCTTGCCCATCCTGCGATGGTTTAGGCGTTAAACAGTTTTTTTCTGAAGATAAAATCGTTCATTACCCGGAAGCCTCTCTGTCAGAAGGCGCGATTCGCAGTTGGGATAAACGCAACCTGTATTATTTCCATATGCTGACATCGCTGGCGGAACATTACGGCTTCGATATTGAAAAACCCTGGAACAAACTCGCCAAAAAATATCGCAATATCATTTTGTACGGTTCAGCCGAAGAGGTGATCGACTTCACCTACGAAAATGATCGCGGCGATACTTTCCACCGCACACATGCTTTTGAAGGTGTAATACCGAATTTGGAAAGACGCTATCGTGATACGGATTCTTCCTCTGTCAGGGAAGAGTTGGCGAAATTACTCTCTACCATGCGCTGTCCCGACTGTGGTGGTGCACGTCTTAACAAAGATGCCCGTAATGTTTTTGTCGATAATAAAACGCTGCCGGAAATCACTGAACTGCCTGTTGGTGACGCTCACCAGTATTTTCTTCAGCTTGAATTCAGTGGTTCAAAACAAGAAATCGCCGATAAAATCCTAAAAGAACTGAGAGACAGATTCCGTTTTTTAGTGGATGTCGGGTTGAATTATCTAACCCTCAACCGGAGCGCAGAAACACTGTCCGGTGGTGAAGCTCAACGAATTCGACTCGCCAGCCAAATAGGTGCCGGCCTGGTTGGCGTTATGTACATTTTAGATGAGCCTTCGATTGGCTTACACCAAAGGGACAACGACCGCCTGTTAAAAACGCTCACTCATTTACGTGATCTTGGCAATACCGTTATTGTTGTCGAACATGATGAAGATGCCATTCGAACCGCAGATTATATTATTGATGTCGGCCCTGGAGCAGGTGTTCACGGCGGCGAAATTATTGCGCAAGGCGGCTACCAACAAATTATAAAATCCAAAAAATCTGTCACTGGCCAATACCTTTGCGGAAAAAAAGCCATTGCGGTACCACAGATCCGTAATTCTAATAAACAGGATCAAAAACTCGTGTTATCCGGTGCAACAGGGAATAACCTGAAATCCGTTACTCTGGAAATTCCCATAGGCTTAATGACATGTGTGACAGGTGTTTCCGGCTCAGGCAAATCAACCCTGATTAACAGCACCCTGTACCCGTTAGCAGCAACGACACTTAATGGTGCAACCACACTGACACCAGCGGCCTACGAAAGCATTGACGGCTTTCAGTATTTGGATAAATGTGTCGACATCGATCAAAGCCCCATAGGACGCACACCACGCTCAAATCCCGCAACCTACACGGGAATATTCACACCGATCAGGGATATCTTTGCAGGCACTCAGGAAGCCCGTTCACGGGGTTACAAAGCAGGCCGGTTTAGCTTTAATGTGAAGGGTGGGCGTTGCGAAGCCTGCCAAGGCGATGGTGTTGTCAAAGTGGAAATGCACTTTTTACCTGACGTCTATGTACCCTGCGACCAATGCCACGGTAAACGCTATAACCGTGAAACGCTGGAAATCAAATACAAAGGTAAAAATATCCACGAATGTCTGGATATGACGGTTGAAGATGCTCGCGAATTTTTCGATGCTATCCCCGCTGTGGCGAAAAAGCTGCAAACGCTGATTGATGTCGGCTTGTCCTATATTCGTTTGGGACAAGCTGCCACCACGCTGTCTGGTGGTGAAGCGCAACGGGTAAAACTGGCGAAAGAGCTTTCCAAGCGAGACACGGGAAAAACACTGTATATTCTGGATGAACCCACCACAGGCTTACACTTCCACGACATTCAGCAATTGCTTAATGTATTGCATCGTCTGAGAGATCACGGCAACACCATTGTGGTGATTGAGCATAATTTGGATGTAGTCAAAACTGCCGATTGGATTGTTGATCTTGGCCCAGAAGGCGGAAGCGGCGGTGGAGAAATTATTGCAACGGGAACACCGGAAGCCATTTGCAAAGTTAAGAAATCCCACACAGGGAAATTTCTCAAGCCTTTACTGAGTGCAAAAAAGTAA
- a CDS encoding LuxR C-terminal-related transcriptional regulator, protein MSQPEHQNIFSNKRIALFSYNGSLQTGLLANLIAAELGVKCQQYSSVSQVPEETDLLLIDCHGQDMQVLNDLAHEVNDLPNITAALLNAEQESEHENLLDWPCVSGLFYADTDQDQLIRGLTQLLEGDFWVPRRLLHHFLNKNRKAPSSVKRPDVKLTKRERQILQLIKDGATNADIAEALSVSEHTVKSHLYNVYKKIGVRNRLEASNWVRDLDDLDNL, encoded by the coding sequence GTGTCGCAACCAGAACATCAAAATATATTTTCAAACAAACGGATTGCGCTGTTTTCATACAATGGTAGCTTGCAGACAGGCTTACTGGCGAACCTGATCGCCGCAGAGCTTGGCGTCAAGTGTCAGCAGTACAGTTCAGTCTCTCAAGTACCTGAAGAAACGGACTTACTCCTCATCGACTGTCACGGGCAAGATATGCAAGTGCTGAACGACCTTGCCCATGAAGTTAATGATCTACCCAATATCACCGCAGCGCTACTTAATGCGGAGCAGGAATCAGAGCACGAAAACCTCTTGGACTGGCCTTGTGTCTCCGGCCTTTTCTACGCCGATACAGACCAAGACCAACTTATACGAGGTTTAACCCAGTTGCTCGAAGGTGATTTCTGGGTACCACGTCGTCTTCTTCACCATTTTTTGAACAAAAACAGAAAAGCGCCTTCATCGGTCAAACGACCTGATGTGAAATTAACCAAGCGCGAGCGCCAGATTCTTCAACTCATCAAAGACGGAGCAACTAATGCGGATATTGCTGAAGCACTTTCCGTTAGTGAGCACACCGTCAAAAGTCATTTGTACAATGTGTACAAAAAAATTGGCGTAAGAAATCGTTTAGAAGCCAGTAATTGGGTTCGTGATCTAGACGATCTGGACAATCTGTAA
- the ssb gene encoding single-stranded DNA-binding protein, with translation MVARGVNKVILVGNCGQDPETKYMPSGGAVTNISVATSETWKDKQTGQPQERTEWHRVVFFNRLAEIAGEYLRKGGKVYVEGSLRTRKWQDQSGQDRYTTEIVASEMQMLDSRAGEGGYAPQQGGYAPQPQAQPQAMPQSAPQQQGGYGQQQMPPQSHPQQPPQQNVPPMQQPPAMDSFEDDIPF, from the coding sequence ATCGTGGCTAGAGGCGTAAACAAAGTTATCTTGGTGGGCAATTGTGGCCAGGATCCTGAGACAAAATATATGCCTAGCGGCGGTGCAGTAACGAATATCAGCGTTGCTACCTCTGAAACCTGGAAGGACAAACAAACCGGTCAGCCGCAAGAGCGTACTGAGTGGCATCGTGTGGTTTTCTTTAATCGCTTGGCGGAAATTGCCGGCGAATATCTGCGCAAAGGCGGCAAAGTTTACGTTGAAGGCTCTTTAAGAACACGTAAATGGCAGGATCAAAGTGGTCAGGATCGTTACACCACAGAGATTGTTGCCAGTGAGATGCAAATGCTTGACTCTCGTGCTGGCGAAGGTGGTTATGCTCCCCAGCAAGGTGGCTACGCTCCACAACCGCAAGCTCAACCTCAGGCCATGCCTCAGTCTGCACCGCAACAGCAGGGTGGTTATGGTCAGCAGCAGATGCCACCGCAATCTCATCCTCAACAACCTCCTCAGCAGAATGTACCTCCGATGCAGCAACCTCCTGCAATGGACAGCTTCGAAGACGATATTCCGTTCTAG
- a CDS encoding sugar nucleotide-binding protein, producing the protein MAFKLLVLGAKSCLRVSLLNTLEEMPYSVQLPELEGMSPEELASQIVAARPSITLLLVDPNNEQGYQAAETALKGLQLAYEQRSTPLIALSSHRVFGDQFNESGLREEEEPNPTPDDKDASLWLDYEREVAKIKDHILLRSSWFIDGDSTSLVDRFAPKLLHGKTPFKASSKHELSPVTIKTTTNALIAIMQQVLCGAENWGVFHLSSSDSCSEYEFVNKLADTLREYERESCEISECSVDDFTHRIAGTGNLRGKRLTKNFGIQQVSWRSGFSLVVKHYLESLPDEG; encoded by the coding sequence GTGGCATTTAAACTTCTTGTTCTTGGCGCAAAGTCCTGTTTGAGGGTGTCATTACTGAACACCTTGGAAGAAATGCCCTACTCGGTACAGCTGCCCGAGCTGGAAGGAATGTCACCGGAAGAGCTTGCATCCCAGATTGTTGCGGCTCGACCAAGCATAACGCTGTTGTTGGTAGACCCTAATAATGAACAGGGATATCAGGCAGCCGAGACAGCTTTGAAGGGACTTCAACTGGCCTATGAGCAAAGAAGTACTCCGTTAATCGCTCTTTCTTCCCATCGTGTGTTTGGTGATCAATTTAATGAGTCCGGGTTGCGTGAAGAGGAAGAGCCGAATCCTACCCCAGATGATAAAGATGCTTCACTGTGGCTGGATTATGAGCGAGAAGTGGCCAAAATAAAGGATCATATTCTGCTTCGCTCCAGTTGGTTTATCGATGGGGATTCTACCTCTCTCGTTGACCGCTTTGCGCCAAAGCTGCTTCATGGCAAGACACCTTTTAAAGCCTCCAGTAAACATGAGCTTTCGCCTGTAACGATCAAAACCACCACCAATGCCTTAATTGCAATTATGCAGCAGGTTTTGTGTGGCGCTGAAAATTGGGGGGTGTTTCATCTGTCTAGTTCGGATAGTTGCAGTGAATACGAGTTTGTAAACAAACTGGCTGATACTCTGCGTGAGTACGAGCGTGAGTCGTGCGAAATCTCAGAATGCTCAGTGGATGACTTTACTCATCGCATCGCGGGTACTGGGAATTTACGTGGTAAACGTCTTACCAAAAACTTTGGTATTCAGCAGGTTTCCTGGCGTTCTGGGTTTTCGTTGGTGGTAAAACACTATTTGGAAAGTTTGCCGGACGAGGGGTAA
- a CDS encoding phosphomannomutase — MQPIEITCFKAYDIRGQVPSQLNDDVAYRVGRAYVEFLGAKTVVVGHDVRLTSEQLTNALVEGLTDAGANVIHIGQCGTEEVYFGTFHLGVDGGICVTASHNPMDYNGMKLVKKGSEPISGDSGLNDIRAMAEKGNFVEAASKGTVEHKNIRPDYIEHLLGYVTPSDIKPLKVVVNSGNGGAGAIIDGLESHLPVEFIKVHHEPDGNFPNGIPNPILPEKRQATIDAVKANNADLGIAWDGDFDRCFFFDENGEFIEGYYVVGLLAEAFLIKNPGAKVVHDPRLKWNTIDIAEKAGGQAIESKTGHAFIKERMRLEDAVYGGEMSAHHYFRDFAYCDNGNIPWLLVVELMSKRNAKLSELVADRVARFPCSGERNNTVGDAKAIIGKIEEFYSPDAKAIEKVDGLSMTMDGWRFNIRSSSTEPVMRLNIESNGDIALMEAKTEELLGLVKKYDV; from the coding sequence ATGCAGCCAATCGAAATTACCTGTTTCAAGGCCTACGACATTCGAGGCCAAGTACCTAGCCAGTTAAATGATGATGTTGCCTATCGAGTTGGGCGTGCCTATGTAGAATTTTTAGGCGCAAAAACGGTTGTTGTTGGGCATGATGTTCGTTTAACCAGTGAGCAATTAACCAATGCGCTTGTTGAAGGTTTAACCGATGCTGGCGCAAATGTCATTCATATCGGCCAGTGTGGTACTGAAGAGGTGTATTTTGGTACGTTTCACTTAGGTGTGGATGGTGGGATTTGCGTAACTGCCAGCCACAACCCAATGGATTACAACGGAATGAAATTGGTGAAAAAAGGTTCAGAGCCTATTTCTGGAGATTCTGGGCTAAATGACATTCGCGCTATGGCTGAAAAAGGGAATTTTGTCGAAGCGGCCAGCAAAGGGACGGTTGAACATAAAAATATCCGTCCTGACTATATTGAGCATTTACTGGGCTACGTTACCCCATCCGATATTAAACCGCTTAAAGTGGTTGTGAATTCGGGAAATGGTGGTGCTGGTGCAATTATTGATGGTTTGGAATCGCATCTGCCTGTTGAGTTTATCAAAGTGCACCATGAGCCAGACGGGAATTTTCCTAACGGTATTCCTAACCCAATTTTGCCTGAAAAACGTCAGGCAACCATTGATGCAGTAAAAGCCAATAATGCAGATTTAGGAATAGCCTGGGATGGTGATTTTGACCGCTGTTTCTTCTTTGACGAGAATGGCGAATTTATCGAAGGTTATTATGTTGTTGGTTTGTTGGCCGAGGCGTTTTTGATTAAAAATCCTGGAGCCAAGGTAGTACATGACCCTCGGTTGAAGTGGAATACGATTGATATTGCAGAAAAAGCCGGTGGTCAGGCAATCGAAAGTAAAACCGGTCATGCATTTATAAAAGAGCGTATGCGCTTGGAAGATGCCGTTTATGGCGGTGAGATGAGTGCACACCATTACTTTAGAGACTTTGCCTATTGTGATAACGGCAACATTCCGTGGCTGCTTGTTGTTGAGCTAATGAGTAAACGTAATGCAAAACTCTCCGAACTGGTTGCGGATCGCGTTGCTCGCTTTCCTTGTAGTGGTGAACGAAATAATACCGTAGGTGATGCCAAGGCTATTATTGGTAAAATCGAAGAGTTCTACAGTCCCGATGCAAAAGCGATAGAAAAAGTGGATGGCCTGTCGATGACGATGGATGGTTGGCGATTTAATATTCGTTCCTCCAGTACTGAACCGGTAATGCGGTTGAATATTGAATCCAATGGCGATATTGCTTTAATGGAAGCAAAAACAGAAGAGCTTCTTGGGTTAGTAAAAAAATACGACGTTTAA